Proteins encoded together in one Bactrocera neohumeralis isolate Rockhampton chromosome 4, APGP_CSIRO_Bneo_wtdbg2-racon-allhic-juicebox.fasta_v2, whole genome shotgun sequence window:
- the LOC126755212 gene encoding low-density lipoprotein receptor-related protein 6 yields MATEPFLAAVRTTTKPTTQTRNSKDSAHTTRIQQIKTHEKSKTKTKVSLSNVTVHANNVQHCGCSPHTNLQSLQSGKVKNVNDSANRCPQRRWHTAVVSSCCCCLGILQHGSSALSVSRLLFLTLLITCFIGDSLQIKNGHISPALSTASSTAISSFSSSSALPNGASASSFMPSTLLFTTYHDIQVANITRPTGSPQIEVIVKDLTETMAIDFYYARNLICWADCGREVIECINVNTSVPLVKAPKQTVISAGLDKPEGLAIDWYTDKLYWTDGERNRIEVATLDGKYQKVLFWTDLDQPRAITVVPSKRLLIWTDWGEYPRIERASMDGDPLTRMTIVKDNIFWPNGLAVDLKNDVVYWADGHLKFIDVMKFDGSNRRTVVGNLDYPYSVTYFNNRLFWTDWSKGGSLNTFDIKTRELRELIDTPEAPITLRTWDPSLQPFEDNPCVHNNGNCSHICLLSTNAKGYSCACPTGVQLETETTCANGSREMLFIVQRGLLSKISLDMPDFTVFPLPLGKVRYAIAIDYDPVEEYIYWSDVEAYAIRRAHPDGTGIQDFVTSEVRHPDGLAVDWLARNLYWTDTVTDRVEVCRLDGTARKVLIYEDLEEPRAIALAPSLGWMFWSDWNEKKPKVERASLDGSERVVLVSEDLGWPNGIALDIEAKTIYWCDGKTDKIEVANMDGSDRRVVISDNLKHLFGLSLLDDYLYWTDWQRRAIDRAHKITGNNRIVVVDQYPDLMGLKVSRLRDVKGSNACAVRNGGCSQLCLNRPSDYVCRCSIEYELANDKKTCVIPEAFLLFSRQEHIGRISIDNNEGNHNDEKIPFKDVRDTYALDVDVADRRIYWTDQKSKCIFRAFLNGSFVQRIIDTGLICPEGIAVDWLAHNIYWTDSEARRIEVARLDGTSRRVLLWKGVEEPRSLVLEPKRGYMYWIESPSDSIRRAGMDGSELQTIISGANHATVLTLDPETRRLYWATQSGPTKIESADWDGKKRQVLINTDVDEPCAMSLYQDYVYWSDWNTGDIERVHKITGQNRSLVHSGMTYIRSLLIFYQNRQVGTNPCTINNGGCSHLCLAQPTRRGMVCACPTHYTLAKDNVSCLPPRNYIVYSQRNSFGRLLPNTSDCPNVPLPVVGKNIRAVEYDPISHNIFWVEGRSHSIKRSLANSSYIKILVGSGAQPFDIAIDVIGRLLFWSCSYANTINVTRFDGDSIGVIDTGDSEKPRNIAVHAMRRLLFWTDVGSQQAIIRSRIDGAERVVLAFKLEGVTALAVDQQSDMVYYAHGKRIDSMDINGKNKKILVSTQISQVISLAALQGFVYWLDDKTGVERITVNGDGRRPEIQRLPQITDIVAVWTPESKLFRNHTCLHSRTKCSHICIASSEGRARDICSCPKSLMLLEDRQNCGALPACGPDHFTCAAPVKGDGSSSDTNKDCIPASWRCDGQSDCPDKSDEVGCPTCRPDLFSCQSGECIDKDLVCDGTTNCANGHDEADCCKRPGEFQCPSNKVCISATLVCDGWENCADGADESAEMCLQPNTRAMAPASDKKAFMILIFATIVIIFSIVYLLQVCRTRIGKSRNEPKDDQASDPLSPSTLSKSQRVSKIASVADAMRMSTLNSRNSINSYDRNHITGASSSTTNGSSMGAYPINPPPSPATRSRRPYRHYRIINQPPPPTPCSTDICDESDSNYTSKSNSNNSNGATKISSSSAVICMQYQYDSEPYPPPPTPRSHYHSDVRIVPESSCPPSPSSRSSTYFSPLPPPPSPVQSPSRGFT; encoded by the exons GTCACATCTCACCCGCTTTATCCACAGCGTCTTCAACCGCTATTTCTTCCTTCTCATCGTCTTCCGCATTGCCCAACGGGGCAAGCGCTTCATCGTTTATGCCTTCAACACTGCTATTCACCACATATCATGACATACAAGTCGCGAACATTACACGACCGACTGGTAGTCCACAAATCGAAGTCATCGTCAAAGATCTCACCGAAACGATGGCCATCGATTTCTATTATGCACGCAATCTAATTTGTTGGGCTGATTGTGGACGCGAGGTTATCGAATGCATAAATGTGAATACTTCGGTGCCGTTGGTAAAGGCACCCAAACAAACTGTGATATCTGCGGGTCTCGATAAACCCGAAGGACTCGCCATCGATTGGTATACGGATAAGTTGTATTGGACGGATGGCGAAAGAAATCGCATCGAAGTAGCCACGTTGGATGGTAAATATCAGAAGGTGCTCTTTTGGACGGATTTGGATCAGCCGCGCGCTATTACGGTGGTACCTTCAAAGCGCCTACTCATTTGGACCGATTGGGGTGAGTATCCAAGAATAGAACGCGCCAGCATGGATGGTGATCCATTGACACGCATGACAATTGTGAAGGATAATATCTTTTGGCCCAACGGTTTGGCCGTCGATTTGAAGAATGATGTCGTGTACTGGGCGGATGgtcatttaaaatttatcgaTGTCATGAAATTTGATGGCAGCAATCGTCGTACAGTTGTTGGTAACTTGGATTATCCTTATAGCGTAACGTACTTTAACAATCGTCTGTTTTGGACCGATTGGTCTAAGGGCGGCTCACTAAATACCTTCGATATAAAAACACGCGAGTTGCGCGAGCTCATCGATACACCAGAAGCACCGATTACTTTGCGCACTTGGGATCCTTCACTGCAACCGTTCGAAGATAACCCCTGCGTGCATAACAACGGCAATTGCTCACACATTTGTCTGCTTTCAACAAATGCAAAGGGTTATAGTTGCGCTTGTCCGACGGGTGTGCAATTGGAAACAGAAACAACTTGCGCAAATGGCTCACGTGAAATGCTATTCATCGTGCAACGCGGTCTGCTTAGCAAAATTTCTTTGGATATGCCGGACTTTACAGTATTCCCATTGCCATTGGGGAAAGTGCGTTATGCAATTGCAATCGACTATGATCCGGTGGAAGAGTACATTTATTGGTCCGATGTAGAGGCATATGCGATACGTCGCGCACATCCAGACGGCACAGGCATACAAGATTTTGTGACGTCCGAAGTGCGCCATCCCGACGGTCTGGCCGTGGATTGGCTCGCACGCAATCTGTATTGGACCGACACAGTAACCGATCGTGTAGAGGTATGTCGTTTGGATGGTACGGCGCGTAAAGTACTAATCTATGAAGATCTAGAAGAACCGCGTGCCATTGCGCTTGCACCGTCGCTTGGTTGGATGTTCTGGAGTGATTGGAACGAAAAGAAACCAAAGGTTGAGCGTGCATCACTGGATGGTTCCGAACGTGTGGTGCTTGTATCCGAAGACCTTGGTTGGCCGAACGGTATAGCTTTGGATATTGAAGCGAAAACCATTTACTGGTGTGAtggcaaaaccgataaaatcgAAGTCGCCAATATGGATGGCTCTGATCGGCGTGTCGTCATAAGTGACAATCTGAAGCATTTGTTTGGCTTGAGTTTACTGGATGACTATCTGTATTGGACCGATTGGCAACGGCGCGCCATCGATCGCGCACATAAAATTACCGGCAACAATCGTATAGTCGTCGTTGATCAATACCCAGACCTCATGGGACTGAAAGTATCACGTTTACGTGACGTCAAGGGTTCGAACGCATGTGCGGTACGCAATGGCGGCTGCTCACAACTTTGCCTTAACCGTCCCAGTGACTACGTCTGCCGTTGTTCGATCGAATACGAGTTGGCGAACGATAAGAAGACATGCGTCATACCCGAAGCATTTCTGCTATTCTCGCGGCAAGAGCACATTGGACGTATTTCCATTGACAACAATGAAGGTAATCACAATGATGAAAAAATACCGTTTAAGGATGTGCGCGATACGTACGCTTTGGACGTGGATGTGGCCGACCGACGCATCTATTGGACGGATCAGAaatcaaaatgtatttttcgcGCATTTCTGAATGGTTCTTTCGTACAACGTATTATTGATACTGGTCTTATATGTCCCGAGGGCATTGCGGTAGACTGGCTGGCGCATAATATTTACTGGACCGACTCGGAAGCGCGACGCATTGAAGTTGCACGTTTAGACGGCACTAGTCGTCGCGTACTGCTGTGGAAGGGCGTAGAAGAACCACGTTCGTTGGTATTGGAACCCAAACGCGGTTATATGTATTGGATCGAATCACCATCGGATTCGATTAGGCGTGCCGGCATGGATGGCTCTGAACTACAAACCATTATATCGGGTGCGAATCATGCCACCGTACTCACATTGGATCCGGAAACACGACGTCTCTACTGGGCGACACAGTCGGGTCCGACAAAAATCGAATCTGCTGACTGGGATGGCAAAAAGCGTCAGGTACTGATCAACACCGATGTCGACGAACCCTGTGCGATGTCGCTATATCAAGACTATGTCTATTGGAGTGATTGGAATACGGGCGATATTGAACGTGTGCACAAAATAACTGGACAAAATCGTAGTCTCGTGCACAGCGGCATGACGTATATACGTTCGCTGTTAATATTCTATCAAAATCGTCAGGTGGGCACCAATCCATGCACGATCAACAATGGCGGCTGCTCGCATTTGTGTCTGGCGCAACCGACGCGTCGTGGCATGGTGTGCGCTTGCCCAACACACTACACTTTGGCTAAGGATAATGTGTCCTGTCTGCCACCCAGAAACTACATCGTCTATAGTCAGCGTAATAGCTTCGGTCGGCTGTTGCCCAACACCAGCGATTGTCCGAATGTGCCGCTGCCCGTGGTGGGAAAGAATATACGCGCGGTGGAATATGATCCAATTTCGCATAACATTTTTTGG GTTGAAGGTCGCAGCCATAGCATTAAACGCTCGCTCGCCAACAGCAGCTACATTAAGATCTTAGTAGGTTCGGGTGCGCAGCCCTTCGATATTGCAATTGATGTGATTGGTCGTCTGCTCTTCTGGTCCTGCTCGTACGCAAACACCATTAATGTAACGAG ATTCGACGGCGACTCAATAGGCGTCATCGATACTGGCGACTCAGAGAAGCCGCGCAATATTGCCGTACACGCCATGCGACGTCTACTCTTTTGGACCGATGTGGGCAGTCAACAGGCCATCATACGTTCGCGCATTGATGGCGCTGAGCGTGTAGTGCTCGCCTTTAAGTTGGAAGGCGTCACAGCACTGGCGGTGGATCAGCAAAGCGATATGGTCTACTATGCGCATGGCAAGCGCATCGACTCCATGGACATAAATGGCAAAAATAA AAAAATACTAGTTTCCACGCAAATCTCGCAAGTCATCTCGCTAGCTGCGCTGCAGGGTTTCGTCTATTGGTTGGATGATAAAACCGGCGTGGAGCgtataaccgtcaatggtgatgGTCGTCGGCCGGAAATACAACGCCTACCACAAATTACCGATATTGTCGCCGTTTGGACGCCAGAGTCCAAACTGTTTCGCAATCACACCTGTCTACACAGTCGCACCAAATGCTCACACATATGTATCGCCTCATCAGAGGGACGCGCGCGTGATATTTGCTCTTGTCCGAAAAGTCTCATGTTGCTTGAGGATCGCCAGAACTGTGGCGCTTTGCCCGCCTGTGGCCCAGATCATTTTACCTGTGCGGCGCCTGTCAAGGGTGATGGCTCCAGCAGTGATACGAATAAAGATTGCATACCAGCCTCGTGGCGCTGCGATGGCCAAAGCGATTGTCCCGATAAATCCGATGAAGTTGGCTGTCCCACATGTCGACCGGATTTATTCAGTTGCCAGTCCGGCGAATGTATCGATAAAGATCTAGTTTGCGATGGCACCACCAATTGTGCGAATGGACATGATGAGGCGGACTGCTGTAAGCGGCCGGGCGAGTTTCAGTGCCCCAGCAATAAG GTCTGCATTTCGGCCACACTAGTTTGTGATGGTTGGGAAAATTGCGCTGATGGCGCTGATGAATCTGCTGAGATGTGCTTGCAGCCGAATACACGCGCCATGGCGCCTGCATCGGATAAGAAAGCTTTTATGATACTCATCTTTGCCACCATCGTCATCATTTTCTCCATCGTTTATCTGCTACAGGTTTGCCGCACTCGCATCGGCAAAAGTCGCAACGAACCCAAAGATGACCAGGCCTCTGATCCACTCTCACCCTCAACACTCTCGAAATCACAGCGTGTGTCGAAAATCGCCTCCGTGGCCGACGCAATGCGCATGTCCACACTGAATTCACGCAACAGCATCAACTCGTATGATCGCAATCACATTACCGGCGCCTCGAGTTCAACCACCAATGGCAGCAGCATGGGCGCTTATCCCATTAATCCGCCACCCTCGCCAGCGACACGCTCACGTCGCCCTTATCGTCATTATCGCATCATTAATCAACCGCCACCGCCAACACCCTGCTCCACGGACATTTGCGACGAGTCCGATTCGAATTACACCAGCAAATCGAATAGCAACAATAGCAACGGTGCCACGAAAATTTCCTCATCATCGGCGGTCATATGCATGCAATATCAGTATGATAGTGAGCCATATCCGCCGCCGCCGACGCCACGCTCCCACTATCACAGCGATGTGCGAATAGTGCCGGAGTCGTCGTGTCCGCCGTCACCGTCGTCGCGTTCGTCAACATATTTCTCACCGTTGCCGCCGCCACCATCGCCAGTGCAATCGCCCAGCCGTGGTTTCACGTAA